The Thioalkalivibrio thiocyanodenitrificans ARhD 1 nucleotide sequence GGAACCGCCCGCCGGGGCCGACGGCCTCGGCCTCGTGGAAGGCTGGCGCGGCGACATCCTCTGCTACCTGCGCTTCGGTGCGGACGGACGCATCGCCCGGTACTTCCCGCGCGATCCGAGCTGGTTCCAGTGGCCGGCGCTGGAACGGCTCATCCACGGCAACATCGTCCCGGACTTCCCGGTGTGCAACAAATCGGTCAACGGCTCCTACTCGGGCCACGATCTCTGAGGGAGGCCCCATGCTGCGCATACTCCGCCAGATCACCCGCACCGGCACGCTCACGGAACCCGCGCCATCGACCGACGATGCCGCCCTCGAAGCGGCCGGGATCGAGCTGCGCCGAACCCTGGAGGCCCGCTTTCGCGGCAGCCTGGCCATCCGCCAGGTGGATGCCGGTTCCTGCAACGGCTGTGAACTGGAGATCCACGCGCTGGGCAATCCCTACTACGACCTGGAGCGCTTCGGCGTGCACTTCGTGGCCTCGCCGCGCCACGCCGACGTCCTGCTGGTCACCGGCCCCGTGTCCCGTCACATGGAGACCGCCCTGCGCCGTGCCTGGCGCGCCACGCCCTCCCCCAAGCGGGTGATCGCCGCCGGAGACTGCGCCTGCACCGGCGGCATCTTCGGCGAGTCCTACGCGAGCTGCGGCGCGGTGGAAAACGTCATCCCCGTGGACCTGCGCATCCCCGGCTGCCCGCCCGCCCCGCTGGAACTCCTGCGCGGCCTCCTGGCGCTGGCCGGGCGTGAGGCGTGAGGCGTGAGGCGT carries:
- a CDS encoding NADH-quinone oxidoreductase subunit B family protein, with the translated sequence MLRILRQITRTGTLTEPAPSTDDAALEAAGIELRRTLEARFRGSLAIRQVDAGSCNGCELEIHALGNPYYDLERFGVHFVASPRHADVLLVTGPVSRHMETALRRAWRATPSPKRVIAAGDCACTGGIFGESYASCGAVENVIPVDLRIPGCPPAPLELLRGLLALAGREA